In Longimicrobium sp., the genomic window CCAGTGCGGAATCGCCGTTAGCCGCGGCCGCCAGCCGCTGGCCACCAGCAGCAGTACACCGATCGCGACGTACTGCGCGAGGTGAACCGACTCTGGAGGAAACAGGTCGAAAAGACTGTACCGCAACCACGGGTGTTGCGGGTACATCCCGGCGTACTCGGGTCCAAGCGGATAGAACATCGCCTCCGGCGAGTTGAACGCCAGCGACACCAGCGTCCCGAGGGCAACCAGCGTTCGGGCGGTACCGTAAACGTTCGACCACGGTGTGAACCACCAGGGCGCGCGCCTCACGAGAGTCTCCGATCGGTGCAGTGGATGCTGAGTGCGATGATGTGCCCGGGCATTGCCGTTTTGTGGCGGAACTTCGCCCAGGCCCACGGCAGCGGCTGCCGCCGCTCTACGACGATGCGGCCGCAGTAGTTCTGGACCCAAGTCGTGTTTTCAAGGCGGACGAAGTCCAGTTGTTTTGTGGATTCGACGCATGCCGCTACCGACGTATTGCACGGTTGCCATGCCTGGGGACGCACCGAGGTGACCAGCACGCCCAGCTCTCGGAATTCACCCCGGGCAGCCTTGCGCAGGCCGAACCAGTTGCGGGCGTCCGCGTGCGTGAACGTAGCCCTCTTGAGGCCGCTCTCCGTAAGGGTGTAAGCCCGGAGCACTTCCTCCCGAGGGCTGCGCGTGAAGAACGACCATCCCTGCGGGGACAGCAGGAAGTAC contains:
- a CDS encoding SdpA family antimicrobial peptide system protein — encoded protein: MATMPSSPLSVTFDARTQYFLLSPQGWSFFTRSPREEVLRAYTLTESGLKRATFTHADARNWFGLRKAARGEFRELGVLVTSVRPQAWQPCNTSVAACVESTKQLDFVRLENTTWVQNYCGRIVVERRQPLPWAWAKFRHKTAMPGHIIALSIHCTDRRLS